In Actinomadura citrea, a single window of DNA contains:
- a CDS encoding phosphatase → MPTRKELRAHLVRTMIAGDVATPRQNNLLHYRRMANGDPSYQFGLELKPSWSERSVLEMMVERCGVDPDPLHLYGDDTIDPEITLDTLEAMGERIGLAARRRERVILATGHPFALTPLYQAVARALEDAGCRVLAPAAGWTYEVDAGYGGSELRRIVHAAPGVAMLEGEDLRTHHTHDSRPMEAMLRELADSGSEEDTEAKPDIWPDLAIADHGWAGAAGQAGIDTVGFADCNDPALFAGAAEGKIDVVVPLDDGVSAHHYAPLTAYILDRAGLRPSG, encoded by the coding sequence GTGCCCACCAGGAAAGAGCTGCGCGCCCACCTCGTCCGCACGATGATCGCCGGCGACGTGGCCACGCCGCGCCAGAACAACCTGCTGCACTACCGGCGGATGGCCAATGGCGACCCGTCCTACCAGTTCGGCCTGGAACTGAAGCCGTCGTGGTCGGAGCGGTCGGTGCTGGAGATGATGGTCGAGCGGTGCGGAGTCGACCCCGATCCGCTGCATCTGTACGGGGACGACACCATCGATCCCGAGATCACGCTCGACACGCTGGAGGCGATGGGGGAGCGCATCGGCCTCGCGGCCCGGCGCAGGGAGCGCGTGATCCTCGCGACCGGGCATCCGTTCGCGCTGACGCCGCTGTACCAGGCGGTCGCGCGGGCGCTGGAGGACGCGGGCTGCCGGGTGCTGGCGCCCGCGGCCGGCTGGACCTACGAGGTCGACGCCGGGTACGGCGGCTCGGAGCTGCGCCGCATCGTCCACGCCGCCCCCGGCGTCGCGATGCTGGAGGGCGAGGACCTCCGCACGCACCACACGCACGACTCGCGCCCGATGGAGGCCATGCTCAGGGAGCTTGCTGATAGCGGGTCCGAGGAAGATACGGAAGCTAAACCAGATATTTGGCCGGATCTGGCCATAGCCGACCACGGCTGGGCCGGAGCGGCCGGCCAGGCGGGCATCGACACCGTGGGGTTCGCGGACTGTAACGACCCGGCGCTGTTCGCCGGGGCCGCCGAGGGCAAGATCGACGTGGTCGTCCCGCTCGACGACGGCGTCTCCGCGCACCACTACGCGCCCCTGACCGCCTACATCCTTGATCGCGCGGGCCTGCGGCCGTCCGGCTGA
- a CDS encoding acetoin utilization protein AcuC, with amino-acid sequence MSSPDSSQSADPENCGLEIFWDERLISYDFGPGHPMNPVRVELTMALARGLGVLDRPNVRVSAFEAAGDKLLRLVHEESYIAAVKHSGATGLPELGHGLGTPDNPVFLGMHEASALVTGASVAAAEAVWTGRAEHAANISGGLHHALSDAASGFCVYNDPAVAIAWLLENGAERVAYVDIDVHHGDGVQAAFYDDPRVLTISLHESPRTLFPGTGFPDETGADGTSVNISLPPGTGDRPWLRAFDAIVPPLLRRFRPDVLVTQQGADGHALDPLAHLILSVDGQRTAYSMLHRLAHETAGGRWVLTGGGGYELVQVVPRAWTHLLAEAAGGPVPPGTATPDEWREFVRQRTEEIAPRRMTDGTETVEISRWGDGYDPSSPVDQAVLATRRAVFPEHGLDPMTDE; translated from the coding sequence ATGAGCAGTCCCGATTCGTCCCAGTCCGCCGATCCCGAGAACTGCGGGCTGGAGATCTTCTGGGACGAGCGGCTCATCTCCTACGACTTCGGCCCCGGTCACCCCATGAACCCCGTGCGGGTCGAGCTGACGATGGCGCTCGCCCGCGGGCTCGGGGTCCTGGACCGCCCGAACGTGCGGGTCTCGGCGTTCGAGGCCGCGGGCGACAAGCTGCTCCGGCTCGTCCACGAGGAGTCCTACATCGCGGCGGTCAAGCACTCCGGCGCCACCGGGCTGCCGGAGCTCGGGCACGGCCTCGGTACCCCCGACAACCCGGTGTTCCTCGGCATGCACGAGGCGTCCGCCCTGGTCACGGGCGCGTCGGTGGCCGCCGCCGAGGCGGTGTGGACGGGCCGCGCCGAGCACGCCGCGAACATCTCCGGCGGCCTGCACCACGCGCTGAGCGACGCCGCCAGCGGGTTCTGCGTCTACAACGACCCGGCCGTCGCGATCGCGTGGCTGCTGGAGAACGGCGCCGAGCGCGTCGCCTACGTCGACATCGACGTCCACCACGGCGACGGCGTCCAGGCCGCCTTCTACGACGACCCGCGCGTGCTGACGATCAGCCTGCACGAGTCCCCGCGGACGCTGTTCCCCGGCACCGGCTTCCCCGACGAGACCGGCGCGGACGGCACCTCGGTCAACATCTCGCTGCCGCCCGGCACCGGCGACCGGCCGTGGCTGCGCGCGTTCGACGCGATCGTCCCGCCGCTGCTGCGCCGGTTCCGACCGGACGTCCTCGTCACCCAGCAGGGCGCCGACGGCCACGCGCTCGACCCGCTCGCCCACCTGATCCTCAGTGTGGACGGGCAGCGGACGGCGTACTCGATGCTGCACCGGCTGGCGCACGAGACGGCCGGCGGCCGGTGGGTGCTCACCGGCGGCGGCGGCTACGAGCTGGTCCAGGTCGTCCCGCGGGCGTGGACGCACCTGCTCGCCGAGGCGGCGGGCGGCCCCGTCCCGCCCGGCACCGCGACCCCGGACGAGTGGCGCGAGTTCGTCCGGCAGCGGACCGAGGAGATCGCCCCGCGCCGCATGACGGACGGGACGGAGACGGTGGAGATCAGCAGGTGGGGGGACGGCTACGACCCGAGCAGCCCGGTGGACCAGGCGGTGCTGGCGACGCGCCGCGCGGTGTTCCCCGAGCACGGCCTCGACCCGATGACCGACGAGTGA
- a CDS encoding alpha/beta hydrolase — MDDGPSVRSRAISNALRLGVRPFLHYLPGHATSIRTARSTVDAASLLLRHSPHVRVESLNDPAPGEDGGLPVRGEWIVPRDAAEESPSGAVLYLHGGGYVVCSPRTHRPITSRLAVDTGLPILAPRYRLAPEHPFPAPLEDAVAAYRWLLARGVPASGIVLAGDSAGGHLSAALTGELCRQGLPGPAGLMLFSPWVDLTCELSMGAQSRARDPYISASSARRVARLVVGPTGFEDPRLALLTCAWNDMPPVLIQVGGAEVLRTEAEAFADALRRAGAHCDLQIWKGQMHVFQILNRVLPEASAAMRDAAHFVRTVTGGTGKHPRAGRRSKAA, encoded by the coding sequence ATGGACGACGGCCCGAGCGTTCGCAGCCGCGCGATCAGCAACGCGCTCCGTCTGGGCGTCCGTCCGTTCCTGCACTATCTCCCCGGCCACGCGACCAGTATCCGCACCGCGCGCTCGACGGTGGACGCCGCGTCCCTGCTGCTGCGGCACAGCCCCCACGTGCGGGTCGAGTCGCTGAACGACCCGGCGCCCGGGGAGGACGGCGGCCTCCCGGTCAGGGGCGAGTGGATCGTTCCACGCGATGCCGCGGAGGAGAGCCCCTCCGGCGCCGTCCTGTACCTGCACGGCGGCGGCTACGTCGTCTGCTCGCCGCGCACCCACCGCCCCATCACCTCGCGGCTCGCGGTCGACACGGGCCTGCCCATCCTCGCCCCGCGGTACCGGCTGGCCCCCGAGCACCCGTTCCCGGCGCCGCTGGAGGACGCCGTCGCCGCCTACCGCTGGCTGCTCGCGCGGGGCGTGCCGGCGTCCGGCATCGTTCTCGCGGGCGACTCGGCGGGCGGGCACCTGTCCGCCGCGCTGACCGGCGAACTGTGCCGCCAGGGCCTGCCGGGCCCCGCCGGGCTCATGCTGTTCTCCCCGTGGGTCGACCTGACCTGCGAGCTGTCCATGGGCGCGCAGAGCCGCGCCCGCGACCCCTACATCAGCGCGTCGTCGGCGCGCCGGGTCGCCCGCCTCGTCGTGGGGCCGACCGGGTTCGAGGACCCGCGGCTGGCCCTGCTCACCTGCGCCTGGAACGACATGCCGCCCGTCCTCATCCAGGTGGGCGGCGCCGAGGTGCTGCGCACCGAGGCCGAGGCGTTCGCCGACGCCCTGCGCCGCGCCGGCGCCCACTGCGACCTGCAGATCTGGAAGGGGCAGATGCACGTCTTCCAGATCCTGAACCGCGTCCTCCCGGAGGCGAGCGCCGCCATGCGCGACGCCGCCCACTTCGTCCGGACCGTCACGGGCGGGACGGGCAAGCACCCCAGGGCGGGGAGGCGCTCCAAGGCCGCCTAG
- a CDS encoding helix-turn-helix domain-containing protein has product MTSGERPLSEVRFLTVAEVAAVMRVSKMTVYRLVHSGELPAIRVGRSFRVPEQAVHDYLRDAYIEAG; this is encoded by the coding sequence ATGACCTCAGGCGAGCGACCTCTGAGCGAGGTCAGGTTCCTGACCGTCGCCGAAGTGGCGGCGGTGATGCGGGTGTCCAAGATGACCGTCTACCGCCTCGTCCACTCGGGCGAGCTGCCCGCGATCCGCGTGGGCCGCTCGTTCCGGGTTCCCGAGCAGGCCGTCCACGATTACCTGCGCGACGCGTACATCGAAGCCGGATAA
- the proC gene encoding pyrroline-5-carboxylate reductase: MIAILGAGKMGEALLSGVLRAGRRPSELIATARREERGALLRERYGVEIVPNTEAAATAETLVLAVKPQDMGALLDEVGPHVPPGRLVISMAAGITTGFVEARLPEGVPVVRVMSNTPVHVDEAMSVISPGSHAAEEHLKLAEELLSPVGKVLRIPESLQDGATALSGSGPAYFYYLVEAMVDAGILLGMPRAAALEMVIQSAVGAAVMLRDSGEHPVLLREAVTSPGGTTISAIRELERHGVRAAVLEAIEAARNRGRELAGG, translated from the coding sequence ATGATCGCGATTCTGGGTGCCGGGAAGATGGGCGAGGCGCTGCTGTCCGGGGTGCTCCGGGCCGGCCGCCGCCCGTCCGAGCTGATCGCCACCGCGCGCCGGGAGGAGCGGGGCGCGCTGCTGCGGGAGCGCTACGGCGTCGAGATCGTGCCGAACACGGAGGCCGCCGCGACCGCCGAGACGCTGGTCCTCGCGGTGAAGCCGCAGGACATGGGGGCCCTGCTCGACGAGGTCGGCCCGCACGTGCCGCCCGGACGGCTGGTGATCTCGATGGCGGCGGGCATCACGACCGGGTTCGTCGAGGCGCGGCTGCCGGAGGGCGTCCCCGTCGTCCGCGTCATGTCGAACACGCCCGTCCACGTGGACGAGGCGATGAGCGTCATCTCGCCCGGGTCGCACGCGGCGGAGGAGCACCTGAAGCTGGCCGAGGAGCTGCTGTCGCCGGTCGGCAAGGTGCTGCGCATCCCCGAGTCGCTGCAGGACGGCGCGACGGCCCTGTCCGGCAGCGGACCGGCGTACTTCTACTACCTCGTCGAGGCGATGGTGGACGCGGGCATCCTGCTCGGCATGCCGCGCGCCGCCGCGCTGGAGATGGTCATCCAGTCGGCGGTCGGCGCCGCCGTCATGCTCCGCGACTCCGGCGAGCACCCGGTGCTGCTGCGCGAGGCCGTGACGTCCCCGGGCGGGACGACGATCTCGGCGATCCGCGAGCTGGAGCGGCACGGCGTCAGGGCCGCCGTCCTGGAGGCCATCGAGGCGGCCCGCAACCGGGGACGCGAGCTCGCCGGCGGCTGA
- a CDS encoding 30S ribosomal protein bS22, whose translation MGSVIKKRRKRMAKKKHRKLLKKTRIQRRNKK comes from the coding sequence GTGGGCTCTGTCATCAAGAAGCGCCGCAAGAGGATGGCCAAGAAGAAGCACCGCAAGCTTCTGAAGAAGACGCGCATCCAGCGCCGCAACAAGAAGTAG